One Bythopirellula goksoeyrii genomic window, GTGGGTGTATTGAGTACATCGAATCCGCTGACCGCTGCCGTATGTAGAAAGTCATCAATGCGATTGCTCGGCAGAGCAATATCAATATCTTGCGTCACGCGACCAAGATAGCCGTGACGCCATACGGCCCATCCTCCTCCGACGACTGCTTCACACTGGCAGGCAATGAGGGCCTGATCGAGGGCCTTTACAACCCGACCGTATCGGCCAGGCAGATCTTGGGGCTCAAACATGTTTTGCCTCCCGACTAACAAGGCGTCGGCTATTTGCAGTTGTTCGGCAAGTAATTCGGTTGACAGGGGCATCGTGTGAAGTGTCCGCTCTTAATAAAGTTGATTCGTCTACTTCAATTTTACTATATAGGCTGCGACGCATCGTTGATCACACCCACATAAAACGAAAATAACCGAAAAATCATCACTATGATGAACACAGCCACGAGTGCCCAAATGACGTAGCCGGCGAATTGGGCTAAGAGGGCTATTGCCGAACCGGAGCGTTCCTCATATTCGGCGGCTTGCCGTTGCATGGTTTCTACTAAGCGGCCACTTTCTTCTCCGACGGCAATATTGTCGAGCAGTTCGCTGGGGAATACGCCGGTGGATGCAAGAGAATGTGTAATGCTTTGCCCCTGCTCAATGCGGTGCACGATTTCCTGGCTATGTTCGCTATAGTAGTCATTGCCCGTGGCACGGAGTGCCAGCGGCAAAGCTTTGCGAAGGTCCATCGGCGTATCTAGCACTAACTGCAAAGCCCAGGTGAACTTTGCCAGAGCAAGCGTCTTGAAGGCATCCCCGAGTACAGGAACTTGCAGTGCGAGTCTCTGCAGCTTTCGTGCCCAGCTCGCCCCGCGGAGGACGGATTGAACTATCAGCAAAATCACAATGGCGATGAAAAGCAAAATGATCAAGTATTTGATCAAGCCCGGCGTGCCAATCAGCCCAAATCCGAGGATGTCGATGCGGGAACCTCCCGAGGTGGAATTGCCCGGTAAAATGCCCATGACATAAATTAAGATTCCGATCGTCAGCAGGGCAATTCCCAATTGAAAGAATGGCCAGACGAGGCGTTGCCAAAACGCCCGGCGAGCTGTCAGAACGCGTTCGTAGTGCTGGCCAAGCCGTTTATAGAGTTCGCCGAGGCGGCCGCTGACTTCGCCCACTTCGATCATCTTGCGAAACATCGGTGGGAAGAAATCGCCTGTCTTTTGGATCGCTTCAGTAACCGAGTTGCCCAGGGCCAATTCATTGCGAATTGTCTCAGCGATCTGGCGTTGGGCGGCAGAGCCCCGTCTTGCTTCGTCGGTCCAGATTTTGCGGTCTTGAATGCCCGCGTTGGTCGCTGTCGCCAAGCGGTGACAGAGTTGGACAAGGGGCTTCAGGGAGATGCGTTTTGAGAAGAACATAAAAATGGTGGTTGGTCAGTGGTCCTTTGTCGGTCGTAGAAGACTCAATACTCACACCACTGACAACGGACCAATGGCAACTGACTACTTCCCAATGTCTTCGTTCCAGAGTTCCGGGTGGGCGGCGATGAACTGCTTCATCAATTCTACGCACGTTGGGTCATCAACGAGAGTCAATTCCACGCCCCGAGAGCGGACGTATTCTTCAGGCCCTTGAAATGTGCGGTTTTCGCCGATTACGATTCGGGGAATGCCATACAACAGGGCCGTGCCACTGCACATATCACAGGGAGACAGTGTAGAATAGAGCGTACTCTGTCGATAGTCATTAGCTGTGAGCCGCCCAGCGTTCTCCAAGCAATCCATCTCAGCGTGAAGAATCGCGCTTCCCTTTTGTACGCGACGGTTGTGCCCTCGGCCAATTATCTTGTCTCCAAGTACCAATACTGAGCCGATAGGGATGCCACCCTCAGCCAGTCCTGCACGGGCTTCTTCAATGGCTGCCTGGAGAAAAGGGTCCATTTTGCTAACTCAATAAAGGTGTGAATTCAAAACGGCTTCCATCGAATAAACCTCGGTCGCTCAGTTTCAACGACGGAATTACCAACAGAGCCATGAAAGAAAGTGTCATGTAGGGAGCCCGCAATGGAGAGCCCCAGGATTTTACTGCCTGATCGAGCTTCTTGTATGCGGCAGCAACTTCCACACAGGTTCCAGTTGCCATGAGGCCTGCGACGGGCAGAGGCAGGACAAGTCGTAGATCTTCTGGCTTGCAAACAGCAGACAAGCCGCCTCCCGCCTCCATAACGGCGTTGATTGCAGCGGCCAGATCGTCGTCGTTGGTGCCGACTGCAATCACATTGTGCGAATCATGGGCTACGCTCGATGCCATCGCTCCACGTTTAAGTCCAAAGTTGCTTATAAAGGCAATAGCCGGGGTTGCAGCTTCATAGCGGTTTACGACCACAAGCTTGAGGATGTCACGACCGGTGTCACTGACAACCTGTCCGTTTTCCACTTTGGGCGGATGCTGAAGGGAGTTGGTAATCAATTGTCCATCGAGGGCCTCGATTACCTTCAAACTTTCACCTTCGGCCGGCACTGACAAAGCTGCCGATTCGATCGTGGTTGAAACGAATTGATTCACCACTTTGGGTTCAACACGTGGGATAGAGGTTGCGCCCTTCTCAGCGACCAATTGGCCATCGATCCAAGTGCGGAGTACATTGAACTTACTCAGCGAATCGACTTCGATGAAATCGGCCGGATCGCCAACTCGAAGCTGGCCCACGTTGAGTTGATAATGCTCGATCGGGTTGAGACATGCCGCCTGCAAGGCATCGAAGACGTCGATCCCGTGTTCCACGGCTCGACGTACAAGCAGGTTGATATGGCCGTGCTCTAATTCATCGGGATGCTTGTCATCGCTGCAGAGCATCGTGTGTTGGGGGAATTCGCTTAGTAGCGTATAAAGTGCCGCAAAGTTGCGCGCCGCCGATCCCTCGCGAATAGAGATCTTGCAGCCTGCGGCGAGCTTGTCGAGAGCTTCTTCCTTGGTGAAACATTCGTGATCGGTCGTAATTCCCGCGGCGATGTAGCGGGCGGCTTCTTCACCACGCAGGCCTGGGGCATGTCCATCGACGGGTTTGCCGGCTGCTTTTGCCGCGGCAATTTTTGCTAGGCACTCTGGGTCTCCGTGTAAGACGCCAGGGAAATTCATCATCTCGCTCAAGTATACAATCCGTGAATCGGCTAGCAGTTTCTCCACTTCGGCAACGGATATTGCCGCTCCGGCTGTTTCGAATGTGGTGGCTGGTACGCAGGAGGGGGCACCGAAGTAGAACTTGAACGGTGAATTCGCTGCGTTGTCGAGCATGTATTCGACGCCCGACACGCCCAATACGTTGCCGATCTCGTGAGGGTCGCTTACCGTCGCTACCGTGCCATGAATAACAGCAGCCCGCGCAAACTCGCTCGGCACGAGCATGGAACTCTCGACATGCACGTGGGCGTCGATGAATCCTGGCAGCAGATAAGTCGAAGGGCTACTTTCGCTCGGTTCAATCGCAGTGATTCGTCCGTCGGAAATAGCGATCTTTGCCGGGAAAGTGCTACGACCAGATATATCGACAACGTTTCCAACGACACTGCCAGTGTTCATGACCTATTTCCTTGGGAGGCGGTGTCAGTTTGACTTGGTTCAAGATTTCTTATGCCGACGACCACCGCGACCGCGACCTCTCGATGAACCAGAACTTTGCCTTGCTGGTTGCTTGCTGCGCTGAGACAGATTCGTATCCACGATTACGCCAATAGCCTCATCCCAAGTGGGCAGATTGCGGTGGCTGGGACGGCTTCCCGTTGCCGAGGGGGAGCCATCGTCGTCCAACAACTCATCATCCAGATCATCATCGTCATCGTCATCATCCTCACCAAGCTGGGACGCTAGACGCTGTTTGATTCGAGAATCTTCTTCTTCAGGCGTCAATTCCTTATCGTCCTTCGAGCGGCCACGACCTCGGGATCGCCTCCGACGTCGACGCTTTTCAGGTGCGGCCTCATCTTTAGTGGTTTCTGAATCGGATGATTCCTCGCTGACAGTTTCCGAAGTTTCGTCGCCTTCTGCACCATCCTTGTTTTCTTCTTCAGAGCTTGTCCCGGTCTTAACACCTCCGCGTCCACGGCCTCTGCCGCCTCGCCGCCGCCGACGTCGTCCTTTCTTTTGCTCGCCTTCGTCTTCATCATCTTCATCATCATCGGCGGATTTGTCGCTAATGTCTTCCGCAAAGACAGCCTCCTCCCCTTCAGTAAACAGAAAGGAGGACTCGACGTTCGTGCGCGCGGAGACAAAAGCACTCCCCCAAGAGGCTGCGTCAGCTGCGAACAAGGCATCGAAGGCACTGCGGGCGGCTTCACCGGAAATAGTTGGCGCCTCATTGGCTTCGTCTTCTGAATCGTCGGTTTGCTCTACGAACTCGGAGGAGTCGACGCGTACGGATTCGACTTCAATCTCGATCTTGGGTTCTTCGTCACGCGGCTTAAGTTCGGCGCGTGGCACAGCTGGAGCAGGTTTCTCGGTGCGACTGGCGGTAGGTTTTTTGACCGGTGGTTCTTCAGCAACGGGTGGCACATCGATCCCAAGCGAGGAAGCTAACCCTTCCCAGTCGCTGGGGGTCGCCTCAACCTCCTCAACCTGTTCGCGACGGCGGGTAGGAAGTTCCTTGGGGGGGGGCTGACGACGCTCCAAGGCATCATCGGTGACATTCACACCAAGCTCGCCTACTAGTTCGTCCCAAGTGGATTTTTCTTCGTTTTCTTCACTCATATGTCTCTGTCGCATTAAGGAGGTTGTGGAGATCGCATTTCTCTTGGGAATTTAGTGCTGGAAGCGATTCTCCTTGGAAGTGCAATATACGGTTAAATCGTGAGTGCGCGAAGATGCAGTCGTGGGACAGCCATCTTGGCGGACATGCACTACAAATACAGGCTGCAAGTCTCTACACCACGACGCGACTTGGGCTCCCCTAGAATTTGCAGTGGGGATAGACTTTATAGCTAGTCTGCTAGCCATTCTGAACCACGCAAATCGAGTGACACCATGGAAGAGCGAACTACCTCTGGCAACCCTGCCGAGCACGGTCCCGTCGAAGACGTCGAAGTTCGTGGCCATATCATTGATAGTCTTATTTTGCCCAAAGTGTTGGATTGCATTACGACAGGCGGTGGCTCGTTTCGGATCAAGAACATCAGTATTGGCCAAGAACGAATCGATCCGAGTTTTGCTCTGGTCGAAGTTCGAGCAGAGACTGAAGAACAACTGCAAGAAATCCTTGCCCAGATTGCAGATCATGGAGCAGTCCCCACTGCCGGAAGTGATTGCTGCGTAGTCGATGCGGATATCGCCGGGGCTTTTCCCGAAGGATTTTACAGCACTACGAATCAAGAGACCGAAATTCGCCTCGACGGCAAATGGTACGCCGTGACCGAACAGGAAATGGACTGCGGCATTACCGTTAATCTGCAAACCTCTGCTGCGAGATGCATTGCCATGTCTGATGTGGAAGTCGGTATGCCGATTGTCGTGGGGCATGCAGGGGTACGAGTCTTTCCGCTCGAGCGGGCCAATCAAGATCACGCCTTTGCCTTCATGAACAGTGCCGTCTCGACCGAGAAACCCAAAGGGGTAGTCATCCGGCAGATTGCTCAGATGCTTTTCGAGAATCGCCAGGGGAGGGGGAAGTCGCTGCTGGTAGGAGGCCCGGCCATTGTCCACACCGGGAGCGGCAACCTGATTTGCGAACTCATTCGAGGGGGATACATCCACAAACTATTTGCAGGAAACGCTCTGGCTACCCACGATATCGAGCAGTCCTTGTTCGGCACGAGCCTGGGGGTCAACTTGCACGAGGGGAGCCTCGCTGACGCGGGGCATGAGCACCATCTAAGGGCAATCAATCGAATTCGACGCATAGGCTCCATCCATGCGGCCGTCGGGCAAGGAGTGATACGATCCGGCATCATGTACGAATGCGTGAAGAACGATGTCGATTTCATCCTCTCTGGAAGCATCCGTGACGACGGCCCGCTGCCCGATGTGATCACCGACGCCATCGAAAACCAGCGTCTCATGCGAGAAAGCATTCGCGATGTGAATTTCTGCCTGATGATCGCCACCACGCTGCACTCTATTGCAGTTGGCAACCTGCTGCCGGCAAGTGTGAAAGTAGTCTGCGTCGATATCAACCCCTCTACGGTGATTAAACTCAACGACCGGGGCAGCTTTCAGACTGTGGGCTTGGTGACCGACGTCGAACCCTTCCTGCGAGCCCTGGTCGAAGAAGTCAAACGTCTCGAATGATTCCCAGGCGAGCCGTAAGTGTAAGCGCCCCGAGAAACTTACATGAATAAACCTCACATTCTAATGTGCCCGCCCGTTCATTACGGCATCGAGTACGAAATCAATCCCTGGATGAGTACCGAACGGCAGGCGGATCACGGGCTTGCCAACCATCAGTGGCAAGCGCTACGGCAAATCTTGCTCGACGCGGGGGCAATGATTTCTGATGTGCAACCTGTCGCGGGACTCCCCGACCTGGTATTCACTGCCAACTCGGCCATCGTCTTCGGCAAGCGGGCCGTATTGGCAAGGTTCAAGCACGAGCAACGTCAGGGAGAAGAGCCTCATTTCCGTCGTTGGCTGGAAGCCCATAGCTGGCAAGTCGACGAGCCGCCGGCAGACTTTTCTTTCGAGGGTGCCGGAGATGCGCTCTTCTGCGGCGACACGCTCTATGCTGGCTACCGCCAACGCAGCGACGCCAGCGGTCATCAACAGATAGGCGAAATGCTTGGAGTCCGCGTTCTACCTCTGGAGCTTGTTGATCCCTACTATTACCACCTCGACACGTGCTTCTGCCCCCTTGCCCCCGACGAGGCCATCTATCTCCCTGCTGCATTCGACGACTACGGCCAGCGTGTCCTTGCCGAGTCAATTCCCAAACTGCACTCCGTCGAGGAGGACGAAGCAAAAAGTTTCGCCTGCAACGCGGTCGTGGTGGGGAAAACGGTGGTCACAAACATAGGATGCCCTGAATTGCATGCGATGCTGAGATCTATCGGTTTTGACCCAATTGAGACACCGCTGAGTGAATTCGTCAAAGCGGGAGGGAGTGCGAAGTGTCTGACGCTACGTCTCGATGGTGAGGAAGCAGCAGGATGGAAGGGGTAAAATGGAGCTACGCGTTGGAGTTTCCTTCGCTCATCACTTCCTTTACCAGCGCACTAATCTGCTTGAACTCCGGCGTCCCTGCCACGCCGCACCATTCAAACAGCGCCGCTTCGGTCGTTGTTAGCAGTGCACCGGAAGTTTCCATTCGGCGCAAGGCGATGTCGTGATCAATCGCATGCCGTGCTCCAACTGCGTCAGCGGCCACGATCACTTGCATCCCGGCGGCAAGCAGATCGAGAACCGTTTGCTGCACGCAAACGTGTGTTTCAATTCCTACGACAAGCACACGATGGATGCCAGCGGCACGCCATGTATCGAAAATCGCTTCGCAATCTGCACAACTGAATGCGAGTTTGCTGACCACGGGAGTATCGAGTCGCTCGGCGAGAATTGCTGAGGTGGGACCCAGCTTTTCGGGGTATTGTTCGGTTGCCGCGGCGCGCACGCCCAGGATTTTGGCGCCATCTAGCAAGCGGCGGATGTTCCATACAATGCGCTGTTCATCAGGTTGCACGGCGACCAGACGATCTTGGACGTCGACCACCAGGAGCCCTGTGTCATTGGGATTCATTAGTTCTGGACTGCGTGACATTGCGAGGAGGTTGGAAGTTAAGTAGGGAAGGTTGGTAGAAAAATGTTTTTGTGAGACTTTATGATAGGTGCTGGGTACAATAGTCACCAGATGCCCCACTTGTGCCAATCTAGCAGTGAAGTCGATGAGTAATAAGTCTGAGCCCACGAAAGAACTGTGCGATTGGTCGAAAGATCAAATCCGAGAGCATTTCGAGTTACTAGCGTGGATCGTGGGGGAGCCGAACTTTGTCTGTACAAAATGCTGTCGCGCGGCGAATCAGAAGAAATGGCTTTGTAAGCCAAAAAAATTGCCAACTCGATGACGTTCTTCTTGATTGCAGGTGCCCCCTAGCCAGCGGCAAACTTCTAAGCGAAAATGAGCGGACTCACCACCAATCGCTCCCCATTGTAGCCCGCCATGAAGACCCGCTCTACCACGATTCTCACAGTTCGACACAACGGCCAAGTGGCTATTGGGGGCGATGGACAGGTCACTATGGGTCAGACCGTGGTGAAAGGCGACGCAGTCAAGCTTCGCCGTCTAATGAATGACAAAGTACTCGTGGGATTTGCAGGGGCGGCAGCTGATGCCTTTGCCTTGATGGAGCGTTTGGAAGCCAAACTCAAGGATCATCCGGCGAATTTGCCACGGGCCTGTACTGAACTCGCTAAAGACTGGCGCATGGACCGAGCCCTCAGGCGGCTCGAAGCACTCGTGGCCGTGGTAAACGCCGAACATTCGCTGTTGGTTTCCGGTACGGGAGACGTTATTCAACCTAGCGACGGTATCATCGGCATTGGCTCGGGTGGGAACTATGCCCTTGCCGCCGCGCGTGCGCTCGTGAAGCAGACTTCCCTTTCCGCGGCCGAGATCGTCAAGCAGAGCCTCGAAATTGCCGGAGATATCTGCGTGTATACCAATCAAAACATCGTTATCGAAGAGATCAAGTGAAGAGTCTCACTCCCCGCGAAATCGTCGAACATCTAGATCGTCACATCGTCGGCCAGGCCGATGCCAAACGGGCCGTCGCCGTAGCGATTCGTAACCGCTGGCGCCGACAGCAACTCGACGAGAATATGCGAAAAGAGGTTGCACCGAAGAATATTCTGATGATCGGCCCTACTGGTGTTGGTAAGACTGAAATCGCCCGACGGTTGGCAAATCTCACCGGTGCTCCCTTTATCAAGGTCGAAGCCAGCAAGTACACCGAAGTAGGCTATTACGGCCGCGATGTGGAAAGCATGGTCCGCGAGTTGGTAGAAAATGCTATTGGACTGGTGCGGGAAAGCGAATTGGCCAATGTCGAGGAAGAGGCCAAGCGGCGTGTGACCGACCGGCTGCTGGAACTACTCGTTCCTGCTCCCTCTTCCTTCGATGTGGGTGTTGGTACGGATGATTCGCCGGAGCGGTATGAGCGTAGCCGTGAGAAAATGCGGGCGATGCTAGTCGGCGGCGAACTAGAGAATCGCAACGTCGAGATTTCCATCGAGCAACGTACTCAAGCGATGATGATCCCAGGTATGGGTGGCCCGGGTGGCGATACCATGGATTTTGACATGCAGGGCATGCTAGAGAAAATCCTGCCCAAGAATGTCGTACGTCGTGAGATGACCGTTGCTGAAGCTCGCAAGGTACTCTTCGACCAGGAATGCGAAGCACTCATCAACCAGGATAAGGTCAACGCCAAGGCCGTGGAACTTGCTGAGAACACGGGGATTATCTTTGTCGATGAAATCGACAAAGTAGTAGCGAGCGAGGGGGGGCGTGGTGCCGACGTTTCGCGGCAAGGAGTGCAGCGAGATCTGCTTCCTATCGTCGAGGGAACGACCGTGCAGACCCGCTATGGCTATGTGCGCACCGATCACGTACTTTTCGTGGCGGCTGGTGCTTTCCACACGGCCAAACCGAGTGAGCTGATGCCAGAGCTTCAAGGCCGTTTTCCGATCCGCGTAGAACTTGAAGCACTGTCAAAGGATGATTTTGTGCGAATACTTTCGGAGCCACACAACGCACTTACCAAACAGTACGTTGCCCTGATGAAGACAGAAGGAGTCGAAGTTGATTTCCTCGACGACGCGATCGAATCGCTGGCCAGCTACGCCTACCAAGTGAATCAAACGACTCAAAACATTGGTGCCCGTCGCTTGCACACGATCATGGAACGACTGCTTGAAGAACTGAGCTTTGAGGCCCCCGACATGAAAATGGGTCGAGTTGAAATCAACGCCGGCTACGTCCGTGAACGACTCGACGAAATCGTGCAGGACGAAGACCAGAGCAAGTACATTCTTTAGTCGTGAATTTGCTTATTCTTCCTCTGCTGCGTGTTTGTATCCTCCCTTGGCTTTAAAACCGAGGATCATAAGCAGATAGCAAACAGCCATGGCAGCTGGGATAAGTGCCGTGAAACGAATGGCCATGCGACTACCCATTAAGCCTGCTTCAGCCACTGCTGGACCGTCCTGGTCGGAATATTGTTTAGCGTCTTGCCACCAGGCATCCAAGCTGCGTAGTTGAGCGAATTTATCGGTATCCCACTCTCCCTGCTCGATTGCGATTTGCTTGTCGTGTTCCAGCCGAGCGCCTTGATCAGCAATCACACCAACCTTCTGGCCGTCGAGACCCTGAATAGGCTTGAAGAACAGGAACCCTTGCTTCCCTTCGGCTTGATAGCGTAGGAAAGCTTGGGTTGAGGTCTCTTCCAGCTCTTGCGAGGCAAAGCGGTCCTGCTTGTATCCAATCCCCGGACCACCAAGCAGACCAGCCGAAGTCATCCCAGCGCACCCAATGAGTGCCATGGCGAGAGTAGCACTGCGAGGAAACTGCTCGCCGATGACCCCCAGCATGGTTGGCCAAAGAAAGGTTTTACCCACTGCGTAGACGGTAACAGCAATGACCATCAACAGAATTCCTTCTGCATCACTGATCAGATAGAGCCCCAAAGTTCCGATACATGCACTGACGAACAGCAATCCCAGGGAGGAGATGCGATGCACGATCGGACCAGCAAAGAACCTCAAGACGAACATCAAACAAGAGGTGTAGATGAACAGCATGATTCCCTTTTTGGGATCATCCAAAATGCTGCCAGTAATTTTCGCGATCCAGCTGTCGGTGCCTAATTCGACATATCCGACCATGGCCTGCACGACGATCATGAAGAAGAAGAACGGCAC contains:
- a CDS encoding dimethylarginine dimethylaminohydrolase family protein; this encodes MNKPHILMCPPVHYGIEYEINPWMSTERQADHGLANHQWQALRQILLDAGAMISDVQPVAGLPDLVFTANSAIVFGKRAVLARFKHEQRQGEEPHFRRWLEAHSWQVDEPPADFSFEGAGDALFCGDTLYAGYRQRSDASGHQQIGEMLGVRVLPLELVDPYYYHLDTCFCPLAPDEAIYLPAAFDDYGQRVLAESIPKLHSVEEDEAKSFACNAVVVGKTVVTNIGCPELHAMLRSIGFDPIETPLSEFVKAGGSAKCLTLRLDGEEAAGWKG
- a CDS encoding type II secretion system F family protein — translated: MFFSKRISLKPLVQLCHRLATATNAGIQDRKIWTDEARRGSAAQRQIAETIRNELALGNSVTEAIQKTGDFFPPMFRKMIEVGEVSGRLGELYKRLGQHYERVLTARRAFWQRLVWPFFQLGIALLTIGILIYVMGILPGNSTSGGSRIDILGFGLIGTPGLIKYLIILLFIAIVILLIVQSVLRGASWARKLQRLALQVPVLGDAFKTLALAKFTWALQLVLDTPMDLRKALPLALRATGNDYYSEHSQEIVHRIEQGQSITHSLASTGVFPSELLDNIAVGEESGRLVETMQRQAAEYEERSGSAIALLAQFAGYVIWALVAVFIIVMIFRLFSFYVGVINDASQPI
- a CDS encoding nucleoside deaminase gives rise to the protein MDPFLQAAIEEARAGLAEGGIPIGSVLVLGDKIIGRGHNRRVQKGSAILHAEMDCLENAGRLTANDYRQSTLYSTLSPCDMCSGTALLYGIPRIVIGENRTFQGPEEYVRSRGVELTLVDDPTCVELMKQFIAAHPELWNEDIGK
- the ade gene encoding adenine deaminase — protein: MNTGSVVGNVVDISGRSTFPAKIAISDGRITAIEPSESSPSTYLLPGFIDAHVHVESSMLVPSEFARAAVIHGTVATVSDPHEIGNVLGVSGVEYMLDNAANSPFKFYFGAPSCVPATTFETAGAAISVAEVEKLLADSRIVYLSEMMNFPGVLHGDPECLAKIAAAKAAGKPVDGHAPGLRGEEAARYIAAGITTDHECFTKEEALDKLAAGCKISIREGSAARNFAALYTLLSEFPQHTMLCSDDKHPDELEHGHINLLVRRAVEHGIDVFDALQAACLNPIEHYQLNVGQLRVGDPADFIEVDSLSKFNVLRTWIDGQLVAEKGATSIPRVEPKVVNQFVSTTIESAALSVPAEGESLKVIEALDGQLITNSLQHPPKVENGQVVSDTGRDILKLVVVNRYEAATPAIAFISNFGLKRGAMASSVAHDSHNVIAVGTNDDDLAAAINAVMEAGGGLSAVCKPEDLRLVLPLPVAGLMATGTCVEVAAAYKKLDQAVKSWGSPLRAPYMTLSFMALLVIPSLKLSDRGLFDGSRFEFTPLLS
- a CDS encoding isochorismatase family protein encodes the protein MNPNDTGLLVVDVQDRLVAVQPDEQRIVWNIRRLLDGAKILGVRAAATEQYPEKLGPTSAILAERLDTPVVSKLAFSCADCEAIFDTWRAAGIHRVLVVGIETHVCVQQTVLDLLAAGMQVIVAADAVGARHAIDHDIALRRMETSGALLTTTEAALFEWCGVAGTPEFKQISALVKEVMSEGNSNA
- a CDS encoding MFS transporter is translated as MAENRGKLLLAGFLAIATAGMGFGVRGALLQPWSEQYGFTFTELGEITGGGLLGFGLVILIAGFLLDALGYRLLMILAVACQVVSAVMLFFATPVFESAGKDATYQVLFWSAFIFAVGNGIAEAVINPLTSAIYPERKTHYLNILHAGWPGGLVLGGLIGLLVGSIQWEILLALYLIPAVIYGYIALVERFPQTAAQQGTISYAGMLRDCLVPFFFFMIVVQAMVGYVELGTDSWIAKITGSILDDPKKGIMLFIYTSCLMFVLRFFAGPIVHRISSLGLLFVSACIGTLGLYLISDAEGILLMVIAVTVYAVGKTFLWPTMLGVIGEQFPRSATLAMALIGCAGMTSAGLLGGPGIGYKQDRFASQELEETSTQAFLRYQAEGKQGFLFFKPIQGLDGQKVGVIADQGARLEHDKQIAIEQGEWDTDKFAQLRSLDAWWQDAKQYSDQDGPAVAEAGLMGSRMAIRFTALIPAAMAVCYLLMILGFKAKGGYKHAAEEE
- the hslU gene encoding ATP-dependent protease ATPase subunit HslU translates to MKSLTPREIVEHLDRHIVGQADAKRAVAVAIRNRWRRQQLDENMRKEVAPKNILMIGPTGVGKTEIARRLANLTGAPFIKVEASKYTEVGYYGRDVESMVRELVENAIGLVRESELANVEEEAKRRVTDRLLELLVPAPSSFDVGVGTDDSPERYERSREKMRAMLVGGELENRNVEISIEQRTQAMMIPGMGGPGGDTMDFDMQGMLEKILPKNVVRREMTVAEARKVLFDQECEALINQDKVNAKAVELAENTGIIFVDEIDKVVASEGGRGADVSRQGVQRDLLPIVEGTTVQTRYGYVRTDHVLFVAAGAFHTAKPSELMPELQGRFPIRVELEALSKDDFVRILSEPHNALTKQYVALMKTEGVEVDFLDDAIESLASYAYQVNQTTQNIGARRLHTIMERLLEELSFEAPDMKMGRVEINAGYVRERLDEIVQDEDQSKYIL
- a CDS encoding ornithine cyclodeaminase — encoded protein: MEERTTSGNPAEHGPVEDVEVRGHIIDSLILPKVLDCITTGGGSFRIKNISIGQERIDPSFALVEVRAETEEQLQEILAQIADHGAVPTAGSDCCVVDADIAGAFPEGFYSTTNQETEIRLDGKWYAVTEQEMDCGITVNLQTSAARCIAMSDVEVGMPIVVGHAGVRVFPLERANQDHAFAFMNSAVSTEKPKGVVIRQIAQMLFENRQGRGKSLLVGGPAIVHTGSGNLICELIRGGYIHKLFAGNALATHDIEQSLFGTSLGVNLHEGSLADAGHEHHLRAINRIRRIGSIHAAVGQGVIRSGIMYECVKNDVDFILSGSIRDDGPLPDVITDAIENQRLMRESIRDVNFCLMIATTLHSIAVGNLLPASVKVVCVDINPSTVIKLNDRGSFQTVGLVTDVEPFLRALVEEVKRLE
- the hslV gene encoding ATP-dependent protease subunit HslV; the protein is MKTRSTTILTVRHNGQVAIGGDGQVTMGQTVVKGDAVKLRRLMNDKVLVGFAGAAADAFALMERLEAKLKDHPANLPRACTELAKDWRMDRALRRLEALVAVVNAEHSLLVSGTGDVIQPSDGIIGIGSGGNYALAAARALVKQTSLSAAEIVKQSLEIAGDICVYTNQNIVIEEIK